From one Methylomonas paludis genomic stretch:
- a CDS encoding PIG-L deacetylase family protein, translated as MTRVLCLFRKPLLWAVWLSLTLYTTSVSAQQVPQTLTISRGERLLILAPHPDDETLSAAGLQQIVQAQGGSVRSVVVTAGDAYVEAIQRYLHKSRLSPADFLQYGEKRLQESRDAAQLLGKGFIHLDLLGFSDGSIYTMLVKHWQRSNPDRSDFTGRNHVPYQEAEDRGMAQDGEDLRRELLAIFSETRPTIIVFPDVMENDSDHAGLGMFALLAVHDWLETYAGHSAQPKLLAYVIHWQNGWPPGSSADTAFDFSDQPLYLPDDLPLRNHTRSCVYLSPAQIAVKRQALALYTTQQQAMAPFLAAFVHSNECYSQLKAADSHGIENVVKQWQHVRKTFDLHPLTRRKI; from the coding sequence ATGACCCGAGTCCTATGTCTGTTTCGTAAGCCACTATTATGGGCAGTCTGGCTAAGTTTAACGCTTTACACCACCAGCGTCTCGGCCCAGCAAGTGCCGCAAACTTTGACAATAAGCCGCGGTGAGCGCCTGCTGATACTCGCCCCGCATCCCGATGACGAAACCCTTAGTGCTGCCGGCCTGCAGCAAATCGTCCAGGCCCAGGGCGGGAGTGTCAGAAGTGTAGTAGTCACCGCTGGTGACGCCTATGTTGAAGCTATTCAGCGTTATCTGCATAAAAGCCGGCTCAGCCCGGCTGATTTTCTGCAATATGGCGAAAAACGATTACAAGAATCCCGGGATGCGGCCCAACTCCTTGGCAAAGGGTTTATTCACCTGGATTTACTCGGCTTTTCCGATGGTTCCATCTATACCATGCTGGTTAAACATTGGCAGCGTAGCAACCCTGATCGCTCTGATTTTACCGGTCGCAACCATGTTCCCTATCAGGAGGCCGAAGATAGAGGGATGGCTCAGGATGGCGAAGATCTGCGCCGTGAACTGCTGGCCATCTTCAGTGAAACCCGACCCACTATAATCGTGTTTCCGGATGTCATGGAAAACGATTCCGATCATGCCGGACTTGGCATGTTTGCCTTGCTGGCTGTGCACGATTGGCTGGAAACCTACGCCGGCCATTCTGCTCAGCCCAAATTACTGGCCTATGTGATTCATTGGCAAAACGGCTGGCCGCCCGGTTCCAGCGCTGATACGGCATTTGATTTTAGTGACCAGCCGCTCTATCTGCCTGATGATTTACCGTTACGTAATCACACCCGTAGTTGTGTCTATCTGAGCCCGGCGCAAATTGCAGTCAAGCGTCAGGCTTTGGCGCTATATACCACCCAGCAACAGGCTATGGCACCCTTCCTGGCAGCTTTTGTGCATAGCAATGAATGTTATAGCCAGCTCAAGGCCGCCGACAGTCATGGTATTGAAAACGTAGTCAAGCAATGGCAACATGTCAGAAAAACCTTCGACCTGCATCCCTTGACCCGGCGTAAAATTTAA
- a CDS encoding cupin domain-containing protein, translating into MTPIQSTSIFADIPTNLVDELCQTIGTQPHLRIERIVSQGHASPAGFWYDQPQDEWVLVVQGQARLAFADEADIELNEGDYMLIPAYCRHRVAWTTPEQTTIWLALHIVET; encoded by the coding sequence ATGACACCTATTCAGAGTACTTCAATTTTTGCAGACATTCCCACCAATTTGGTGGATGAACTATGCCAGACTATCGGGACGCAACCACATTTGCGTATTGAACGGATAGTATCGCAGGGACACGCCAGTCCGGCGGGGTTCTGGTACGATCAGCCTCAGGATGAATGGGTTCTGGTGGTGCAAGGCCAAGCACGATTGGCATTTGCGGATGAAGCTGATATTGAACTGAACGAGGGGGATTATATGTTAATTCCGGCGTATTGCCGGCATCGGGTGGCGTGGACTACTCCAGAACAGACCACCATATGGCTGGCATTGCATATTGTTGAGACCTAG